AGCAAAAACTACCCGAAAATGGATATCATCTATATCAAAGGGGACGAATTCACAAACGAGCTGATCGACGCGATCCGCCGCGGCACCACCGCGGAATTTCATCAGCGGTACCGGAAAGCGGACATCCTTCTGGTGGACGACATTCAGTTCATCGCGGGCAAGGATTCCACGCAGGAGGAATTCTTCCATACCTTCAACACCCTTTACGAAGCGAAAAAACAGATCGTCCTGACCTCGGACCGGCCGCCCAAAGACATCGCGACGCTGGAGGAACGGCTGCTCACCCGGTTTGAATGGGGCCTGACCGCCGACATTCAGCCGCCTGATTTCGAAACGAGAATCGCCATCATCAAGCGCAAGGCGGAGCTGCTCGAGATCACCCTGCCCGACAACGTGGCAGAATACATCGCGAACAAGCTGAAAAACAATATCCGTCAGCTCGAGGGCGCCGTCAAAAAAATGAAGGCCTATTACCTTTTGACGGGGGAGACCCTCAACATCTCGACCGCGCAGGCGGCGATCAGCGACATCATCAACAACAATCAGCCCGCGCCCGTCACCGTAGAAAAGATTATCGAAGAGGTCGCGAGGACCTTCGGCACCACGCCGGAGGACATCCGTTCCTCAAAGCGCTCCGCCAACATCTCCGGCGCGCGGCAGGTCGCGATGTACGTCGTAAGGGAAATCACCCAGCTCCCGATGACCTCCATCGGCGAGGAATTCGGGGGAAGGGACCACTCCACCGTCGTCTACGCGATTCAGCAGGTCGAAAAGAACCTGAAGCGCGACCCGAAAATCAAGGATACCGTCGAGGATATCATCAAAAATATCCGGGACCGGTAAAAAGTGGAAAATTATTGCACTTTTTCACAAATCCTGTGGATTCCGGAAAAAGAATGAAAATAACATTTAAACTTGTTTTCAACTTTCCCCACAGAGTTTTCAACAACATGTTAAAAGCTAATTTTTTAATACATACTGTTAACAGAGGTTCGACAACGTTTCCAAATGGGAAAGAGCCCTTCATCCCGCGGGATATCTGATGTTCGACGGGTTTTCCACTTTTGAGCGCCCCCTACTGCTTCCTCTAAAACAATCCTATCCATTTCTATTCTAAATAACGATAAGGTGGCTTTCATATGAAAATAATCTGCGACCGGAAGCAACTGGTAGATGCCGTGTTGAATGTTCAGCGCGCCGTCTCATCCAAATCTTCGGTCCCCGCTTTGGAAGGAATTCTGATCCAGACAAAAGAAAACGGCATTTATCTGTGCGGCTACGATCTGGAGCTTGGCATGACGACGTTTCTGCCGGCACAGATTCAGGAAACGGGAAGCGTCGTCCTTTCCGCCCGCCTGTTCGGCGATATCGTGCGCCGACTGCCGGCCGATACGGTGTCGCTGTCCGTGGATGAAAAAAATATGGCGGCGATCGTCAGCGGGCCGAGCGAATTTTCGATCGTCGGCATCCCGGCCGAGGAATATCCGGAGCTCCCGTCCATTTCCGACGAGCTTTCGGTGGAGCTGCCCCACGGGCTGCTGAAAAGCATGATCCGCCAGACCTTGTTCGCTGTTTCGGACAGCGACGCGAAGCCCGTGCATACCGGGACCCTGTTCGAGCTTTCCGAAAACAGGCTGCGCCTGGTCTCTGTCGACGGCTACCGCCTCGCGGTGCGGGAAGAGCCGGTCTCCTGCCCTAAAAACACCACGTTCGTCGTTCCCGGAAAGACGCTCGGCGAAGTGATGAAATTGCTGGGAGACGGGGACGAGACGCTTACCCTTCAGGTCGGCAGCCGGCACATCCTGTTTCAGATCGGCGCCTATTCCCTGATTTCCCGCCTGCTGGAAGGCGAATTTCTCGATTACAACGCGGCGATTCCCGAATCCTCCTCAACCGAGATCATTGTGAATACCAGAACGTTTATCGACAGCGTCGAGCGCGTTTCCCTGCTGATCACGGACCGGCTGAAAAGCCCGGTTCGCTGCGTGTTCTCGGAACAGAGCATCAAGGTTTCCTGCGCGACTTCGATCGGCCGGGCGAACGACGAGCTTCCCGCCGCCGTTTCCGGGGACGCCGTCGAGATGGGCTTCAACAACCGCTATCTGCTCGACGCCCTGAGAAATACGGAGTGTGACGAGGTGAAGGTCCAGCTCAACGGGGCCCTCAGCCCGATGAAGGTTCTGCCGAAGGAAGGAAACTCCTTTTTGTTCCTGGTGCTTCCGGTCCGCCTGAAAAACGATGCGTTTTGACCTCGCCCTTTATTTTGGGCGGGATCAGCTTCTTTGAGGCTTTTTTATGAAAACGATTGAAATCAATACGGAATTTATTCGCCTGGATGCCCTGCTGAAGCTTGCGGGCGCGGTTCAGACGGGCGGTCACGCCAAAATGGCGGTGCAGAGCGGCGAGGTGCTCGTCAATGGAGAGGTCTGCACCATGCGGGGGAAAAAGATGCGCGCGGGCGACCGCGCACAATACCGCGGAGAAGTCTATGAGGTGAAATCTGCTTGAAAATAGAACGTCTGGCCGTTCGGCAGTTTCGCAACCTGCGGGATTTTGTGTTTGAGCCGCGGGATGGAATCAATGTGATTTACGGGAAAAACGCACAGGGAAAGACAAATCTTCTGGAAGCCATGTGGCTTTTCACCGGCGGAAAATCGTTCCGCGGCGCAAGGGATTCCGAAATGATCGAGTTCGGAGCGGAAACGGCCAGGCTCGATATGAATTTTTTCTGTGAGGAACGCTCCCAGAACGCGGTGATTCTCATCCAGAACAAAAAAAGAAACGCTTCGCTGAACGGCGTCGAAAAAAATTCCGCGCTGGACCTGATGGGAAAATTCCGCGCGGTGATCTTCTCCCCCGAGCATCTTTCGCTGGTAAAGGCCGGCCCCGCCATGCGCCGAAATTTTGTGGATGGGGCGCTGTGCCAGATCAAGCCGGTCTATGCGCGACTTTTATATCAGTACAACCGCACGCTGGCGCAGAGGAACGCTCTGCTGAAGGATATCCCGCGCCACAGCGAGCTGCTGGATACGCTGGAGATCTGGGATGAGAAGCTTTCCCGGTACGGCGGCGAGATCATCCGCGAGCGGTTTTCCTATCTCAAACGGCTGAACCCGCCGGCAAAGGAAATCTACGAGGGAATCTCGCGCAACAGCGAGGAGTTCTCCCTGCATTACCGCTGCGGAGTCATTCAGAAGAAGGGCGGTGCGGAGTATTATTCGAAAGAGATGCGCGAGGCCCTTTCCGCCGCAAGAAGCGACGACGTCGCCGCCGGATTTACGACGGTGGGGCCGCACCGCGACGACGTGGAGATTTCGGTGGATGGCTTTTCCGCCCGCTCGTATGCGTCGCAGGGGCAGCAGCGCTCCGCCGTGCTGGCGCTGAAGCTTGCCGAGGCGGTCCTGCTGGAGCAGAAAACGCAGGAAGAGCCCGTCGTTTTTTTGGATGACGTGATGAGCGAGCTGGATGCCGGGCGGCAGGATTATCTGCTGAACCATTTGGAAAAGCGTCAGATTTTCATCACCTGCTGTGAACCCGAAACCGTCGGAAGGCTTTCCGGCGGAGGAAGATTTGAAATGGAAAACGGGCGCCTTTTCGTCCGTTAGCCCCGTCAAAAGGAAGTGTTTTATGTATCTTCATCTTGGACAGGACACCGTGGTCAAGACAGACGATATTGTCGGGATTTTTGATCTGGAAACCTCGACGATTTCCAAAATAACCCGCGAGTATCTGGCAAAGGCGCAGAAGGCGGGAAAAGTTGTGAACGTCTCCATGGAAATGCCGAAATCGTTCGTTCTGTGCCGCGGAAAAAACCGCAGAACCTTCGTCTATATTTCCCAAATCTCTTCCACGACCCTGCTGAAGCGGACACGTTATATGCAGGACATTTCCAATGTTTAGCCCGGCAGCAATGATTGTCCGGCGATCCCCCGGGAAAGGTGAGAAAATCAATATGAAACTCCGTTTGCCGATCTGTCCGTACTGCGGCAAAAAAGTCGGCTTCACCAAAGCCTGGTATCTGAAAAAGGAAGGGGAATACCGTTGCCCCGAATGCGGCGGTTATTCCAATATTCTTCTGGACCCGCTTTCCCCTCTGCTCGGGACGCTTGCCATCCTGTGCAGCATCCTGATTTTCCTTTTGGTCCGCTTTCTGGCCGGGGGAATTTCCTTCTGGGGAATTTTGCTGATGCTTTTCCCCTATTTGCTTTTCTTCCTGTTCTCTGTTTTTCTGATCCGTCTGAGGAAACCCGTATTCCGGAAAACAGATCCGCCGCCCCGGCGCCCCGGCGGGCAGAATCCGCGCCCGGGCAACGGCGGCTTTCATCATATAAAACGTCAATAAAAAGATACTTCTCGTAT
This window of the Ruminococcaceae bacterium BL-6 genome carries:
- the dnaA gene encoding chromosomal replication initiator informational ATPase (Evidence 2a : Function from experimental evidences in other organisms; PubMedId : 2167836, 2846289, 12682299, 16120674, 1779750, 28166228; Product type f : factor), whose amino-acid sequence is MIDKMESFAEAWALICDYCKGRITEVAYTTWISRIRPVSLDFSKSVAILEVPNEFHLQTLTRCYTGLLQDAFNEIFGPGIKIQLCTPEQLVQNNRPDAPPLAKDDYEYTFDTFIVGPSNKFAHAASMAVATKPAVLYNPLFIYGNSGLGKTHLLYAICNEISKNYPKMDIIYIKGDEFTNELIDAIRRGTTAEFHQRYRKADILLVDDIQFIAGKDSTQEEFFHTFNTLYEAKKQIVLTSDRPPKDIATLEERLLTRFEWGLTADIQPPDFETRIAIIKRKAELLEITLPDNVAEYIANKLKNNIRQLEGAVKKMKAYYLLTGETLNISTAQAAISDIINNNQPAPVTVEKIIEEVARTFGTTPEDIRSSKRSANISGARQVAMYVVREITQLPMTSIGEEFGGRDHSTVVYAIQQVEKNLKRDPKIKDTVEDIIKNIRDR
- a CDS encoding Beta sliding clamp — translated: MKIICDRKQLVDAVLNVQRAVSSKSSVPALEGILIQTKENGIYLCGYDLELGMTTFLPAQIQETGSVVLSARLFGDIVRRLPADTVSLSVDEKNMAAIVSGPSEFSIVGIPAEEYPELPSISDELSVELPHGLLKSMIRQTLFAVSDSDAKPVHTGTLFELSENRLRLVSVDGYRLAVREEPVSCPKNTTFVVPGKTLGEVMKLLGDGDETLTLQVGSRHILFQIGAYSLISRLLEGEFLDYNAAIPESSSTEIIVNTRTFIDSVERVSLLITDRLKSPVRCVFSEQSIKVSCATSIGRANDELPAAVSGDAVEMGFNNRYLLDALRNTECDEVKVQLNGALSPMKVLPKEGNSFLFLVLPVRLKNDAF
- the rlbA gene encoding RNA binding protein involved in ribosome maturation (Evidence 2a : Function from experimental evidences in other organisms; PubMedId : 24637032, 24939895; Product type f : factor), whose protein sequence is MKTIEINTEFIRLDALLKLAGAVQTGGHAKMAVQSGEVLVNGEVCTMRGKKMRAGDRAQYRGEVYEVKSA
- the recF gene encoding DNA replication and repair protein RecF; amino-acid sequence: MKIERLAVRQFRNLRDFVFEPRDGINVIYGKNAQGKTNLLEAMWLFTGGKSFRGARDSEMIEFGAETARLDMNFFCEERSQNAVILIQNKKRNASLNGVEKNSALDLMGKFRAVIFSPEHLSLVKAGPAMRRNFVDGALCQIKPVYARLLYQYNRTLAQRNALLKDIPRHSELLDTLEIWDEKLSRYGGEIIRERFSYLKRLNPPAKEIYEGISRNSEEFSLHYRCGVIQKKGGAEYYSKEMREALSAARSDDVAAGFTTVGPHRDDVEISVDGFSARSYASQGQQRSAVLALKLAEAVLLEQKTQEEPVVFLDDVMSELDAGRQDYLLNHLEKRQIFITCCEPETVGRLSGGGRFEMENGRLFVR
- the remB gene encoding regulator of extracellular matrix formation (Evidence 2a : Function from experimental evidences in other organisms; PubMedId : 19363116; Product type r : regulator), which codes for MKWKTGAFSSVSPVKRKCFMYLHLGQDTVVKTDDIVGIFDLETSTISKITREYLAKAQKAGKVVNVSMEMPKSFVLCRGKNRRTFVYISQISSTTLLKRTRYMQDISNV
- a CDS encoding conserved protein of unknown function (Evidence 4 : Unknown function but conserved in other organisms) → MFSPAAMIVRRSPGKGEKINMKLRLPICPYCGKKVGFTKAWYLKKEGEYRCPECGGYSNILLDPLSPLLGTLAILCSILIFLLVRFLAGGISFWGILLMLFPYLLFFLFSVFLIRLRKPVFRKTDPPPRRPGGQNPRPGNGGFHHIKRQ